In Argiope bruennichi chromosome 4, qqArgBrue1.1, whole genome shotgun sequence, the sequence tGTTACTAATATTCAAGctttagaagaaacaaaaaagtgGCTGATTGAAGGATGTGAATCTCTATATAAACTATTAGCTAAATCTGCATGGTGAGaatggtaaattaaaaattatcttacttCCATGTCCCGAAAGTTGTGAACGACGCCATTTTTTCAATCATTGAATAAACCTTAATCTTACAAATCTGTATTTCTAATGGAAATACTGCATGAAGCATTTGGTCAATTTCATATCTTCCcattttttactcaaaaattaaagattaaaattaataaattaaacaagtaaattttctttttcagtttatctccaaaatatttgcttatgtatgaataaaattgaaCCATGAATATGGTATGAaccatgaataaaatatatgagaaaagtGTGCTGATAggaaaaattaataaccattaaatttgagaaataagcatattttaaagtaGTTTCTCGTAATAATAGCAAGTCAATTTTTAGCAAGATTCTATTTCAatactttattcattttcttaaaatttcatggaaatcttCTAAAATGTGAAAGGATAATCTCATTCTATGCACTAAACCATCGTATTTTTAGGTagttaaaaggtatttttttatattttgagaaaaatcaaaaatttcaaataggattttgaaagaattgagaagaaaatcaaagttttacttttaatgattatttttccaaatgaaaaaaaaaaaacagttttatacaATCTTTGtgataataattataagtttTGTGATAAGAGTTAAAATTACTTCAATACAAATATGACTTCTTATATCTTCTggtctaataaatatataacaatataacaACATAATACATATAACAacgatattcaaatttttgaatgtgAAAGTTTTATCATCTAATTATATTCTAATGTACTTGTATATGCAAACAAAATGTCATACTAACtatatattttacgaaatatataGTCATAGTATGACATATATTTCATCTAATAGTATCATCATTTCTTCTGGTATCATCTAATTATATTCTAATGTGACGCATATGCATTTGTTGAAACAAATGAACTATATATTCATTCTCCGTAAATGCATCAGCGCTTTCTGTTTTCAGTGTGTTTCACAGCTGCATTTATTACAAGTTAaacattaattctaattttttattaatttttaattgaataggtgaatatattttcctttactATTTAAGTGATTCATTCAACTCTAGTGGCGTAGTTTTAGTTTTTCCTTTCTTATGCCTTTCTTCATTTGTTGATGGTagaattttatcctttttctGGGATATATTCATTCAGAAATCATCAGCTTCAAAAGCCCTCGTTTCGAATACATCCTGCATCATTTAGTTTAAGCATCCAGATAGTgcattgaaaaaagtatttacttcCTTTTTGTAGATTTGGTCTCATGCTCCATTTTTTTCGTTGTATAAACaagataaatctgaaatatttcgtGAAGTTGCGAAAGTGGTAATGTTTCgataaaaatatactttgcagtagagtttatttatatagaaagaatATTACGCGATTAGTAAATGATGATAATTCGCTTACATTTGACTCTCTCTATATTTCACATTTACATTTCTCATCTTTAAGTAAATGATAATCTGGATCACACGATGTACCATCCAACAATAATATATTACGTTTGAATACTGGAACTGGCATGATATTTGATTACATGCGGGTTTGTGCATTTTAATCAGTTGTTTTAATTGAATATCataatactgtataatattttaaaaactactttccAACTTCAATCGCTTGTAcatgaatggaatattttaacactgCAATGCAATTTTAATTCAGCAATAATGCTAGAAATCAACGCCGCGTAgtatcgatatttttaatttttcattgaaggaaattatttgcttattttcagTGGCTATAAGTATcttgtttatcaaatttaatatgcatagaattatttttcagacatatttaattttatgaaactttagcTATCACGCTTTCGTTTGcttgaaataaacaataaaaaatgactaaaatatttgCAAGAATAAGTTTTGACACTTATTCGAAACCTTTAAGGCTTTTGACAGTCGCTATTTTAAGCAAatgtagtaaaataataaaaattaatacttttttttatttcacttgaattCTTATATTACCTGTTGCTCACACACTCTCTATGTAACAGCcattatataaactatttttgtaaaaaatatatttttcaatgtcatgtagaattttcatttaagtattttttttgtatttatttgaacaaatattttaattttttttaattagaaatttaaaaaaaagataattccaattaaaaatccatttattaagACATGAAAGAcagcaaaaaaattaacaatgtgacattttcttgaaaacattatcaatttAAATCCTTGAGAATGTTTTCAGAAAACCAATTCATAAAGATTTTCTTTGTCATTATCTTATCttacattgaaataataatttattttaatataaagatactaaaattcttaaagaaattttaaaaaaatccctttggAATATGTCAGTCTGTCACTTTTCAACCAACTATTAATATTTTCCACCTCTTTAACTCTAAGAATTCAGAAGCTAACAATGAGTTAAACggagtaaaaaataaagcaacattttcacagttatttttatgtaaatggaTTACAGACATGTAACGTCTTTGTCATTTGTGAATGTAGCCAGAAGAAGAGTAGACAATTTGGCGCCTGAAAATGGGCTGCACTccaataaaaggaatttttcgtCCAGACAAAAGTAGTAAAATATGTCTAGAAGTTTCAAACTTTGCAATTTTATGGAGTAACGTATTGTCAAGTGAGAAAATCAATTCCTTTTTGAAATGCAGATATTTAGTTAGGAATCTATCTTAACTATAATATCTGCAAACATTATTGGGTGTTCAGATTATTCAATGTGTCTGCATTGTTTCATAAACGTATTGTTTCTTTTTAGTTTCGGTGAATCAGTTAAAGCTCTCAGATTATCTCTGAGAATCTGCGAGCTATATTCTGTATTCAGAGTATACAATTTTAATCGCTTGATTTAAAGTTTAAACcttatattatttgcaaaatcataaatttaataaaagtgtaaGAATTGaaacttcaattattattataataaggtTCAACTTTTTGAGATAATTAATTCcagtttatttaaatcatatcattacattttttctatgcatgtaatttaaaattatgagtttcgtgctgaaaataatataatttcattggaaatgtggttaaatatttataaatgttgacaaaaattattcactttagcCAGCTTAAATAAAAGCGGCTAAAGTGAGATGCTGACTAATTCACTTTAGCCTCCAGCTTAAATAAAGTGCGGCTTGTACTGAgctacaatattaaaaaatatatatattttaggaaattagtTACATTTCAGAATAACAATTTCATACTTCaacacttatttaaataaatttgaaaatagcatctatttgcaaaaataatattgtgatgaagaaatatcattcatattcaagatatcaaaaagacataattatttttattgtatttataaataatacctttgattcatttttttacagaaacataattatatttattattttctctaagtttctgcaatttattttttgatttttcagaGATCCTAAAGCAAAAgcaaagtgaaatattaaaattataaaatagtatttatttaattgacaaaacTAAATATGTGTTAATGCAATGGACatgcatattttgttttttatgcatttaaattcataatttgtttaaatgttttttcttaaatatcgtGCTACATTTATTATGTGTATGCATGTTAATATGAAGACTATTACCGGTAGCAGTTGTAACGGCATCTAAGTtttgcttatttataataaaaatattatatattattttttctgaaattttctattcCAGCCATGAAAATTAATGGAAGTAGAAGTcgttattaaaaatgtgataataaatgCAATGTATCGaacctaaatataaaataaaagtttctatcaGTCTGCCTGTTTCCTAAATTCTTTTGAAGCAGTTacagtttataaaatttgtatagaaCATTTCGGAGTTCATTTCTTGATCAATTGATTTTTTCTCACTAATAACTATTTCGGGAAATTTTTAGTTTGAGAATAGCACGGATGGTAACACACTTTAAAATTAACATCATCATttgaaaagagattaaaaatagaatatgtattcaaattttgaaaggaattgcTAATTGGATCAAGAAAACTAATATtgatgaatatataataaattctaatatattccAATAGAAAccagtaaatgaatataaaagcttatgtgaagataaattatttttcttttcaaaatatttatgaaaaatttattttcatttaattaacatGTATCTCTAATACTTTAAACATGTTTCTGTATAATAGAAGACGTATTATCTTTAGTTTATGTTATTTAGCATAATTCCCAGAAAGCTTAAAAGCCCTTTCATGTGATATTAttagaaacataatatttttttattatcttattaaattacACGACCTTTTTTTATCGGCATGCGATGATTAAAAGTTTAActaatagttaatattttgaaattaatagttaataatactAACAATAACAtaacatgaataataaatatttcccattttgattatttaataattttcttgaatttaactAATTAGTGAGGATTAGtgcattataaaacaaaaatcccTAGTTCTAATAAGTATTATTGAAGCAAAATATAGaatctggaaaaataaaatatttttagggctCTGCAATAATTAAAAggttttgatgaaatattttgcacTCGTTATTGGAATAGCCTCAGTCGtattatatagaattaattaataattataaattcaatgtaCGTTaacaatgtataaataattatcgaaaaattcaactcttgtttcaaattatttgtgttttgaaatttacagttaattaatatataatatacacctACTTAAATGTAATAGTTCTGATATCTCGTTACTTATAGTCATTTTTCCAATAATTGTAATCGCAAGcattgatgataaaattttaaaaaataatggaattttcatttaaaatattaaggaagttGTGTCTTTCTAGGATTTCAATTCTgtctctttattatatttatatcaatgaaatcaTGCGCATTATCAACTAGGCATTTTAATTGGAAACAACTTTCCGAAGGAAATTTGAAGCCTTGTTTGAAATCATGTAGAATGATATCATATAACAAATAAGtgtttctgctaataataaaagaaaattttcttttgagtgaatgtgttttatatatttaacaaaaatatatcatatagaGCTAAAATGTgcacaaaataatgttttttttaaaaaattttattaattaaaaataaagggagATTAaggagtttttatttaatattatttaaatacataatagcATAAAAGTTATAGTCTTTTAAAAtccaatatatgtatatatataattttaatgatatcagtttaattGCCGATCAGTTTTTCCTCTGAactttgtagattttttaaaacttaattctgaataattttcgataatatttttcattgttgcaattaaATTCATACAATCACCATTGCTGCATCAAATTATTGatcatttgattttctttaattgtttaaaactaaggaaagaatattttatgtattatctaCCAGCTTTCTATGACAATAAAGAAATCTTAGGGTCGCTAAAGACAATgcgtaattaaaaaattaattattcgaaCAATTACGTTTTAATAGTCCTAATATATCATTGTACTTAACTCCATTAGCAAGGCCATGATTGGATTGAACAAAATAGGTATGAAGTCGGAATATCAAATTCTGCTTAAGAGAATTtagtgaaataaaactttttaaaaaaatattttaacaataaaataaacaatatttttggataataaaCTGATTTTCTTAGGTAAcacttaattaaaattgaaattataacattttttattcatgaaaaattaattcccaAAATAAGAAACCCTTTCCTTAAACACTTGTATTACTTAGGAGATTTCTCTAGACTTTCGCTTTGGATCAAACACTCgtaaatgcaatttcttttttatggacATTAGAAAAAACTATATGACAGCATCACTTTTTCTCAAAACTGATCCTGatcataaatatcaattaataaaaaaatatttcatccatgaatattcgttaaaaatattgcaattgttaTAATCCATTAAAGGAGATATTGCATCACCACTTTTCCTTGAAACTGGCATTCATATCAAGGCACTTTTCTTAGGAATTTACAAAGTTCgaaatgttttcttcaaaaatatttgtaagcagGAAATAAAATCGCCTTAAAATAGCATAATTAGGTTGTTTATTATAATGACATTCGACTGAAGGTATGATTATTCCTGTCATCCAAATCGGAAATACAACAAGAAGTAGGAGAAAGTaaataacatcattaaaaaagtGAACCTGTAAATTCATCTAGTTATGTGTAGTGGAGTAGGATATGTACTTTTGGTACCGAAAGCCATGGGGATGCTTAGAATTCCATAGAATTCGCCATACATCATTATGAAAATCATCTATGGGCGTAGATGAAATTAGAACCACTAAATGGTTATTGGTGAACAAAACATTAGGTCAATAAAAGCATGGAGAAAACGCAAAGACATCTCTCTCCCCTCAAAAAATCTGGTTAGGTGTATGCAAAAGCAGGTTTTATGGCGATTCATAACACATGAGCAGATCACAAATCACCAATCATTAAGACTATAAAAAATCCAAAGAAATAATTGACTTCTTTTGCTATTAATtctctttatataatattctaacAGAGTATGGAGTTTTTTAGAATGTGTTCACGCGAATGTCGCTTAACGCCAAACTTGGCAATGttaaaattacggcaacccctttacccgcccttccggtcgagtctttcaggggttctttagaacgttgacccgcatcggctccccagcccccgcagaagctgtaaacaacttcagtttgtaaggcttaacaaagccaccgcaatgcaataccgcaatcagccatgtattatatgaACTACTCACCGCACAAGGAgtgtatatagtgtaaataaagaagtttaagcaaaagtacagtccactgctcacttcgaatCACCATATTTatggtccgtcgagccggaggAATTACTAGTAAAAATAATCATGGCTAATGATCAAAGAGCAAAAATCATATCTCTTAACAGAAAGAGAGTTATAAAATCCTCTTTAACAAAGCTGAACTCTTTTATCGAAACGGATGATTCAAAGGACTTTATAGTGTATCAAACTAAATTGGATAATCTTCTCAAGATTAAACAAAACCTAAGTTTTCTGGTCAATACCAAGACtggcagaattttaaaattcaatttgaaaatatcattgaaaataatgataaattaactgaaaatcaaaaattatattatttaaaatcacctCTTAGTGGTGCAGCCGCAGAAATAGTGACAATAGAAGAGACCTATGCCAGTTTGAAAAATGCTCTGAAAGAACGTTTTGATAATAAACGCTTATGCGTTCAAAGCCATTTCAATGACATTTTGACTTTAGAAATCCATACATCCGACTCAGCAAAAGCTTTACGAGCTTTTGTGGACAATTGTATTAAACATGTTCGAGCGCTTAAAATTATGGGTTTAGAACAAAACTCTTTTTCTGAATCATTATtgatcaatattttgatgaaaaaactaGATAGAGAATCAAGAAGACAATTTGAACTTTCTTTGGTATCATCTAATTTACCTACATGGTgcgaattcattgaatttttagagaaaagGTGTCTTGTTCTTGAAAACATTCAAGGGAGCATTACCGCAAAATCAAAACCGCAACAAGAATCCAATAAAAAATCTCATTCATTTTTTGTaggaaataattcaaagaaagtGTGTGTCGCATGTAATAAGCCTTTACAccctttatttaaatgtgaagcatttttaaaattaaatcccgTGTCTAGATTGAATATGATCAAAAATACGCATTGTACTAATTGTTTATCGGATTCTCATAAAACGAATCATTGCCGCAGCAataaccgttgtaagatctgttcTGGCTTTCATAATAGCCTTCTTCACGTTGATTcttctataagaaataaaaaacaacagcaacaaaccTCAACCAATAAATCTAGTGATCATCAAAATACTTCAGACTCTAACTCAAATGCTTTAGCTCAAACAGAAATATCTCCTTCTCTCTGTTCGCAAGATCGAAAgacaaaaaatgcaaattcatctATTTTGCCtactattattgtttatattaaaaacgcCGCTGGTCAGAAAATACCTTTGCGAGGCATCTGTGACACTGGGTCTCAGAATTCCTTTATAACTACAGAAGTCGCGAATAAATTagctcttaaaaaatataaaaataatgtaacgaTTTCCGGTATCAATGGAAAAACAAGTCAGTTACATTCAAAAGTGTTAGCAGAGATTTCAAATAGCGATGAATCATACGTTACAATAGCTCAGTTGCTCGTCATTCCAAAAATTACTGAATGTattccttcaataaataaaaaaattagaaaaacaaagttTGCCTGATGGATTCAATTTGGCTGATCCTATGCAAGGTCAAAGGGCAATTGATATATTACtttcagcttctttcttttttgatatattaatgccagggaaatatatttcagataatctGATTTTACTGAATTTGCGTTTCGGATTTATTGATAGCTCTGCAAAAGAAGGAGAGTcagaatttaatcataaattctgTGGTCTTGTTACGCAGaatgataatttagaaaaaataatagaacgATTTTGGCAAGTCGAAacattacatgaaaataaattttctttaagtgaAGACTCAATTTATTGTGAGGAACATTTCAAGCAAACATATAAACGCAATGAGGTAGGTAGATATATTGTGGAAATGCCAATAAAGGAGAATCCTCCTGTGTTAGGTGAATCAAAACAAATAGCGCGAAATCGTCTAGACAGTTTAATTACAAGGCTAAACAAAAACCCGCAAATGAAAAAGCTCTATTCTGAATTCATTGAGGAATATGAAGCTCTTGGCCACATGGAAAGAGTAATGGAAGATGAATTAccagaaactaattattttttacctcATCATGGAGTCTACAGGGAAGGATCTACAAGCACCCCTCTAAGAGTAGTCTTCAATGCTAGCTCCCCTAGCTCTAATGgagtttcattaaatgatttattgtgTAAAGGTGATGTTGTTGaggacatttttgaattaatattaaggtTCAGGACACACAAGTTTGCCTTTACATTTGACATTCAAAAGATGTTTCGTCAGATTTTAGTTGCGCCACATCAAAGAGACTATTTACGAATTTTATGGTTTGATGAAAACTCTCATCAAGAAGTAACATTTAGATTAAAAACTGTGACATATGGCATTTCATGTGCACCTCATCTTGCCATACGCACCATTAAACAATTAGCTTTAGATGAAGCGTCGAACTTTCCGTTAGCATCGGAAATGGTTTTACGCGACCTTTACATGGATGATGGGATTAGAGGCGCCCCGGATATCCAAACTGCTCAAATTCTACAACAACAGCTGATAAAAATGTTCGCAAGACCATGAATGTCCTTACATAAGTGGACTTCAAACTCACAGgaacttttaaatagttttccaaCTTCTAATCCTGAAAACAATTTTCCCATAGATGAGCAGGTCTCAAAGGCTCTTGGCATGCATTGGAAGCCTTTCGAGGATTTATTCATATTTACagtcaaatatgaaaataaatctatgcTCACGAAACGAACAGTTCTCTCAGTCGTTGCCAGACTCTAAGACCCCTTGGGTGTGCTCGGACCAGTTATctctaaaatgaagatttttctccaaaaattgtgGTTGCAAAAACTTACATTTGAAACCCCCTTCCTCCAGCCATTGGTAAAGAGTGGAGTCATTTAGTTCAATCCCTTAGGGCTCTTTAGCTAGTAAAAATcccaaaatggattttaaatgaaaatcctgtaaaattaattcttcattgtTTCTCAGACGCCAGTGAAGCCGCATATGGAGCAGTTATTTATCTACAATGCATCAGTGACAATGATATAGTCACATCTAGACTTGTATGCAGCAAATCTCGAGTCTCCCCATTAAAGACTGTCTCCATTCCCAGATTGGAACTTTGTGCATGTCTTCTCACCGCTCAACTAAAGGCCAAGGTTGAAAAAGCTTTACATCTACAAATTGATAGCGCAGTGATGTACACAGATTCTACTATTTCCCTAGCCTGGATTCAAACACCACCACATCGTCTCAAGACATGTGTTGCAAATAGAGTGGGAAAAATACAACAACTGACGCAGAACAACAAATGGCAGCATGGTTCCTCCACTTTAAACCCCGCAGATGTGATATCAAGAGGACTAGTTCCAGAACAACTGATTGACAACTATTTATGGTGGAAGGGACCAACTTTCCTTCAAGAACTACCTGTTTCTGTGAACTCTGCTGACCAACAAATGATTAATGCATCTCAAGATTCCCAATTTTTATTGGAACTC encodes:
- the LOC129966191 gene encoding uncharacterized protein LOC129966191, which produces MKEESHDQVVHTLDKMLKDVPEIITILANISQNGAAAEIVTIEETYASLKNALKERFDNKRLCVQSHFNDILTLEIHTSDSAKALRAFVDNCIKHVRALKIMGLEQNSFSESLLINILMKKLDRESRRQFELSLVSSNLPTWCEFIEFLEKRCLVLENIQGSITAKSKPQQESNKKSHSFFVGNNSKKVCVACNKPLHPLFKCEAFLKLNPVSRLNMIKNTHCTNCLSDSHKTNHCRSNNRCKICSGFHNSLLHVDSSIRNKKQQQQTSTNKSSDHQNTSDSNSNALAQTEISPSLCSQDRKTKNANSSILPTIIVYIKNAAGQKIPLRGICDTGSQNSFITTEVANKLALKKYKNNVTISGINGKTSQLHSKVLAEISNSDESYVTIAQLLVIPKITEYNLILLNLRFGFIDSSAKEGESEFNHKFCGLVTQNDNLEKIIERFWQVETLHENKFSLSEDSIYCEEHFKQTYKRNEVGRYIVEMPIKENPPVLGESKQIARNRLDSLITRLNKNPQMKKLYSEFIEEYEALGHMERVMEDELPETNYFLPHHGVYREGSTSTPLRVVFNASSPSSNGVSLNDLLCKGDVVEDIFELILRFRTHKFAFTFDIQKMFRQILVAPHQRDYLRILWFDENSHQEVTFRLKTVTYGISCAPHLAIRTIKQLALDEASNFPLASEMVLRDLYMDDGIRGAPDIQTAQILQQQLIKMFARP